Proteins found in one Rhodobacter capsulatus SB 1003 genomic segment:
- a CDS encoding Hint domain-containing protein encodes MPTLCFWPLTEVTSSGPDPFGSVPGSEEAALGRAHFVLRPGAAMRFIDLPEADGADPDGAAIEPDVSYRIRPLASEDLADTQVVHLIDTPATGRGLAASERLKPGRAYRITGLETEGMLTPFASQAICFAAGTLIATRRGPKPVEDLGPEDRLQTSDNGYRPVQWVGRWRVGGLGATAPVRFAPGVLGNDRALFLSGQHRVLIRPATGPLAGEEVLVAAKALVGLPGIARAPRARVDWVHVMMPTHEVIFAENARAETMLAGPKTMSVLEPTQALALRQSLSSDPFTGLPARPIVPTPKVAKLILQHRRGHSPLESAGLVRR; translated from the coding sequence ATGCCCACTCTTTGTTTCTGGCCGCTGACCGAGGTCACCTCCTCCGGTCCGGATCCTTTCGGCTCGGTGCCCGGCAGCGAGGAAGCCGCGCTGGGGCGGGCCCATTTCGTCTTGCGCCCCGGGGCGGCGATGCGGTTCATCGACCTGCCCGAGGCGGACGGGGCGGACCCCGACGGCGCCGCGATCGAACCCGATGTGTCCTATCGGATCCGCCCGCTCGCCTCGGAGGATCTGGCCGATACGCAGGTCGTGCATCTGATCGACACCCCCGCCACCGGGCGCGGGCTGGCGGCCTCCGAACGGCTGAAGCCCGGCCGGGCCTATCGCATCACCGGGCTCGAGACCGAGGGGATGCTGACCCCCTTTGCCAGCCAGGCGATCTGCTTTGCCGCCGGAACGCTGATCGCCACCCGGCGCGGCCCGAAACCGGTCGAGGATCTGGGGCCCGAGGACCGGTTGCAGACCTCGGACAATGGCTACCGGCCGGTGCAATGGGTCGGGCGCTGGCGCGTCGGCGGCCTGGGGGCGACGGCGCCGGTGCGCTTTGCCCCCGGCGTGCTGGGCAATGACCGGGCTCTGTTTCTGTCCGGGCAGCACCGGGTGCTGATCCGCCCGGCCACCGGTCCGCTTGCCGGAGAAGAGGTGCTGGTCGCCGCCAAGGCGCTGGTGGGCCTGCCCGGCATCGCCCGCGCCCCCCGGGCACGGGTGGACTGGGTGCATGTGATGATGCCCACGCATGAGGTGATCTTTGCCGAAAACGCCCGCGCCGAAACCATGCTGGCCGGGCCGAAGACGATGAGCGTGCTGGAACCCACACAGGCGCTGGCGCTGCGCCAGAGCCTGTCGAGCGATCCTTTCACCGGCCTGCCCGCGCGGCCGATCGTGCCCACGCCCAAGGTCGCGAAGCTGATCTTGCAGCACCGGCGCGGTCACAGCCCGCTGGAAAGCGCGGGGCTGGTGCGGCGCTGA
- the rpiA gene encoding ribose-5-phosphate isomerase RpiA — translation MPAELSPIDKAKFAAARRAVDFVEDGMKVGLGTGSTAAWMVRCLGERVREEGLRIVGVPTSSRTADLARQIGISVVGLDEAKWLDLTIDGADEFDAQLQLIKGGGGALLQEKIVATASDRMIVITDASKEVVNLGAFPLPVEVVPFGWQTTRALIEEMLIATDVLGRQTTLRLNGTQPYITDEGNYIVDLHLNRIGNARALAVALNQIPGVVENGLFIDICDMVIIGGAEGQVELRDINAGTIAHERIDFADDENIFADLD, via the coding sequence ATGCCCGCCGAGCTTTCCCCCATCGACAAGGCGAAATTCGCCGCCGCGCGCCGTGCCGTCGATTTCGTCGAAGACGGGATGAAGGTCGGTCTGGGCACCGGCTCCACCGCGGCCTGGATGGTGCGCTGTCTGGGCGAGCGCGTGCGCGAGGAAGGGCTGCGCATCGTCGGCGTGCCGACAAGCTCGCGCACCGCCGATCTGGCGCGGCAGATCGGGATTTCAGTCGTCGGTCTGGACGAGGCGAAATGGCTCGATCTGACCATCGATGGCGCCGATGAATTCGACGCGCAGCTGCAGCTGATCAAGGGCGGCGGCGGCGCGCTGTTGCAGGAAAAGATCGTCGCCACGGCCTCGGACCGGATGATCGTCATCACCGATGCGTCAAAGGAAGTGGTGAACCTCGGCGCCTTTCCGCTGCCCGTGGAGGTCGTGCCCTTCGGCTGGCAGACCACCCGCGCCTTGATCGAGGAAATGCTGATCGCCACCGATGTTCTGGGGCGGCAGACGACGCTGCGGCTGAATGGCACGCAGCCCTACATCACCGACGAGGGTAATTATATCGTCGATCTGCACCTCAACCGCATCGGCAACGCGCGGGCTTTGGCGGTGGCGCTCAACCAGATCCCGGGCGTGGTCGAGAACGGGCTGTTCATCGACATCTGCGACATGGTGATCATTGGCGGCGCCGAGGGCCAGGTCGAGCTGCGCGACATCAACGCGGGCACGATTGCCCATGAACGGATCGATTTTGCCGATGACGAGAACATCTTCGCCGACCTCGACTGA
- the gorA gene encoding glutathione-disulfide reductase translates to MSFDFDLFVIGGGSGGVRAARIAAGYGARVALAEEDRMGGTCVIRGCVPKKLMVFASTMPAAVAEARAYGWDAAIGGFDWGAFRAKLHAELDRLERIYRAGQQNAGVTVHDCRATVKGPHEVALADGRVISAKHILIAVGGRPFVPAFEGAEHVLTSNDLFHLPALPKRLLIVGGGYIASEFACVFNGLGVSVAQWNRSPLLRSFDTECRDLIVAQMKARGIDVHENVIIDRVTKTETGVVAHCGDGRSQEFDAVVYATGRVPNTAGLGLEAAGVKLAANGAVLVDAWSQTNVPSIFAVGDVTDRINLTPVAIREGHAFADTVFGAKPRVSDHELVASAVFTRPEFGTCGQSEEAARKDGPIEVYTSAFKPMRSAFAGAEDRVLMKLIVCKATRKVLGCHIVAPEAGEMIQMAAIAMKMGATKEQFDATCAVHPTMAEELVTMRAPTRHS, encoded by the coding sequence ATGAGCTTCGATTTCGACCTCTTCGTGATCGGCGGGGGTTCGGGCGGCGTGCGGGCGGCCCGCATCGCGGCCGGTTATGGCGCGCGCGTGGCGCTGGCCGAAGAGGATCGGATGGGCGGCACCTGCGTCATCCGCGGCTGCGTGCCGAAAAAGCTGATGGTTTTCGCCTCGACCATGCCCGCCGCCGTGGCCGAGGCCCGCGCCTATGGCTGGGATGCGGCCATCGGCGGGTTCGACTGGGGCGCGTTTCGGGCCAAGCTGCATGCGGAACTGGACCGGCTGGAGCGGATCTACCGCGCCGGGCAGCAGAATGCGGGCGTGACGGTGCATGACTGCCGCGCCACCGTGAAGGGCCCGCATGAGGTCGCACTGGCCGATGGCCGGGTGATCAGCGCGAAACACATCCTGATTGCGGTCGGCGGGCGGCCTTTCGTGCCCGCCTTCGAGGGCGCAGAACACGTTCTGACCTCAAACGACCTCTTTCATCTGCCCGCGCTGCCCAAGCGCCTCCTGATCGTCGGCGGCGGCTATATCGCGTCCGAATTCGCCTGTGTCTTCAACGGGCTGGGGGTTTCGGTGGCGCAATGGAACCGCTCGCCGCTTCTGCGCAGCTTCGACACCGAATGCCGCGATCTGATCGTGGCGCAGATGAAAGCGCGCGGCATCGACGTGCATGAAAATGTCATCATCGACCGGGTCACGAAGACCGAAACCGGCGTCGTCGCCCATTGCGGCGATGGCCGGTCGCAGGAATTTGACGCCGTGGTTTACGCCACCGGCCGGGTGCCGAACACCGCCGGGCTGGGGCTGGAAGCCGCGGGCGTCAAGCTGGCCGCCAATGGCGCGGTGCTGGTTGACGCTTGGTCGCAGACCAATGTCCCCTCGATCTTTGCGGTGGGTGATGTGACCGACCGGATCAACCTGACCCCGGTCGCGATCCGCGAGGGGCACGCCTTTGCCGACACCGTCTTTGGCGCGAAACCGCGAGTAAGCGATCACGAGCTTGTCGCCTCGGCGGTCTTTACCCGGCCCGAATTCGGCACCTGCGGGCAAAGCGAGGAAGCCGCCCGCAAAGACGGCCCGATCGAGGTTTATACGAGCGCTTTCAAGCCGATGCGCTCGGCCTTTGCGGGGGCGGAGGACCGCGTTCTGATGAAACTGATCGTCTGCAAGGCGACGCGCAAGGTGCTGGGCTGCCACATCGTCGCGCCCGAAGCAGGCGAGATGATCCAGATGGCGGCCATCGCGATGAAGATGGGCGCGACCAAGGAGCAGTTCGACGCCACCTGTGCCGTGCATCCGACGATGGCCGAGGAACTGGTGACGATGCGGGCACCGACCCGGCATTCCTGA
- the hflK gene encoding FtsH protease activity modulator HflK: MTNGGPWGSGGGDDREPPRRPGPRRPNDSAPIPEIDQIVKKGTEQLRVLMGGRGGPGRPGGGRDDGPAFTLGTIAIGAVALAAVWAWSSFYTVQQNERSIELMFGKYHATGNPGLNFAPWPVVSKVVIPVTDERTTEVGTGRTRAIGTSESSDGVFSSGRSSDFVTDSGLMLTRDQNIVDVSYQIVWNVSDPSKFLFNLADPEDTIRAVSESAMRDIIARSELAPILNRDRGTIAADLRTAVQGTLDSYQAGINIVRVNFNRADPPREVIDSFRDVQAAQQERDKLEKEADAYANQVTAGARGQAAQLVQQAEAYRAEVVNDAQGQAARFTSVYEEYRKAPEVTKRRMFYETMSTTLGGVNKVVIDGQSGTVPYLPLDRLRPVQPTTGGAN; encoded by the coding sequence ATGACCAACGGAGGACCCTGGGGCTCGGGTGGCGGTGACGACCGCGAGCCGCCGCGCCGCCCCGGCCCGCGCCGGCCCAATGACAGCGCCCCCATTCCCGAAATCGACCAGATCGTGAAGAAGGGCACCGAGCAGCTGCGCGTCCTGATGGGCGGGCGCGGCGGTCCGGGCCGCCCCGGCGGCGGGCGCGACGACGGCCCGGCCTTCACGCTGGGCACGATCGCGATCGGCGCGGTGGCCCTGGCGGCCGTCTGGGCCTGGAGCTCGTTTTACACGGTGCAGCAGAACGAACGCTCGATCGAGCTGATGTTCGGCAAATACCACGCCACCGGCAACCCGGGCCTGAACTTCGCGCCCTGGCCGGTGGTGTCGAAAGTGGTGATCCCGGTCACCGACGAACGCACCACCGAGGTCGGCACCGGCCGCACCCGCGCCATCGGCACTTCGGAAAGCAGCGACGGCGTGTTCTCCTCGGGGCGCAGCAGCGATTTCGTCACCGATTCCGGGCTGATGCTGACGCGCGACCAGAATATCGTCGATGTCAGCTACCAGATCGTCTGGAACGTCTCGGACCCGTCGAAATTCCTGTTCAACCTCGCCGACCCCGAGGACACGATCCGCGCCGTCAGCGAATCCGCCATGCGCGACATCATCGCGCGGTCCGAACTGGCGCCGATCCTGAACCGCGACCGCGGCACCATCGCCGCGGATCTGCGCACCGCCGTTCAAGGCACGCTTGACAGCTATCAGGCCGGGATCAACATCGTGCGGGTGAACTTCAACCGCGCCGATCCGCCGCGCGAGGTGATCGACAGTTTCCGCGACGTGCAAGCCGCGCAGCAGGAACGCGACAAGCTGGAAAAAGAGGCCGACGCCTATGCCAACCAGGTGACGGCGGGCGCCCGCGGGCAGGCCGCGCAGCTGGTGCAGCAGGCCGAGGCCTATCGCGCCGAGGTGGTCAACGATGCCCAGGGTCAGGCCGCGCGCTTCACCTCGGTCTACGAGGAATACCGCAAGGCCCCCGAGGTGACGAAGCGGCGGATGTTCTATGAAACCATGAGCACGACGCTGGGCGGCGTGAACAAGGTGGTGATCGACGGGCAATCGGGCACCGTGCCCTATCTGCCGCTTGACCGGCTGCGGCCGGTGCAGCCGACGACCGGGGGGGCGAACTGA
- the hflC gene encoding protease modulator HflC, with amino-acid sequence MMKAQLLIPIGIIAVGLGLSSIYTVDEREKALVLQFGEVTAARTEPGIGFKIPFVQNVVKYDDRIISLTTQPLEVTPLDDRRLVVDAFARWRIVDAVKFREAVGDGGESFAKNRLDGILNNAIREVMGSVPSTAVLSNDRTALMNKIRDIAKREANALGVDVIDVRLTRTDLPEQNLAATYARMRAEREREAADERARGGEAAQRVRATADREVVELTSEARKQAEIVRGQADAERNRIYAEAYGKDESFFAFTRALQFYAESLKPGTSSLVTEPGSLYFDYERFVTSLAAGGTAPAAGN; translated from the coding sequence CTGATGAAGGCACAACTCCTGATCCCGATCGGCATCATCGCCGTGGGCCTTGGCCTGTCGTCGATCTACACGGTCGACGAACGCGAAAAGGCGCTGGTGCTGCAATTCGGCGAAGTGACCGCGGCGCGGACCGAACCGGGAATCGGCTTCAAGATCCCCTTCGTGCAGAATGTGGTGAAATATGATGACCGGATCATCAGCCTGACCACGCAACCGCTGGAAGTCACGCCGCTTGATGACCGTCGTCTGGTGGTCGATGCCTTTGCGCGCTGGCGCATCGTCGATGCGGTGAAGTTCCGCGAAGCGGTGGGCGATGGCGGCGAAAGCTTTGCCAAGAACCGGCTGGACGGCATCCTGAACAATGCGATCCGCGAAGTCATGGGCTCGGTGCCCTCGACGGCGGTTCTGTCGAATGACCGCACGGCGCTGATGAACAAGATCCGCGACATCGCCAAACGCGAGGCGAATGCGCTGGGCGTTGACGTGATCGACGTGCGGCTGACGCGCACCGACCTGCCCGAGCAGAACCTGGCCGCGACCTATGCGCGGATGCGGGCCGAGCGCGAACGCGAGGCGGCGGATGAACGCGCCCGCGGCGGCGAGGCGGCGCAGCGGGTGCGGGCGACCGCCGACCGCGAGGTGGTCGAACTCACCTCGGAGGCGCGCAAGCAGGCGGAAATCGTGCGCGGTCAGGCGGATGCGGAACGCAACCGGATCTATGCCGAAGCTTACGGCAAGGATGAAAGCTTCTTCGCCTTCACCCGGGCGCTGCAGTTCTATGCCGAAAGCCTGAAGCCGGGCACCTCCTCGCTGGTGACGGAACCGGGCAGCCTTTACTTCGACTATGAACGCTTCGTGACATCGCTGGCGGCGGGCGGCACCGCCCCCGCGGCCGGAAACTGA
- a CDS encoding DUF2065 family protein, translating into MAAVFTALGLVLVIEGLALVLAPSRIVEVLALLASLGPVGRRRIGLAAVAAGVGVVALVRALT; encoded by the coding sequence ATGGCGGCGGTTTTCACCGCTCTGGGCCTTGTGCTCGTGATCGAGGGGCTGGCACTTGTGCTGGCCCCTTCGCGCATTGTCGAGGTGCTGGCGCTGCTGGCCAGCCTTGGCCCGGTGGGGCGGCGCCGGATCGGCCTTGCGGCAGTGGCTGCGGGGGTGGGTGTCGTCGCGCTGGTGCGGGCCCTCACATGA